A section of the Metabacillus endolithicus genome encodes:
- a CDS encoding YozE family protein: MKSFYHYLMKYRHPKPKDELSKFANDAYLDHAFPKTTDRYDELSSYLEMNGHYLQSMSVFDDAWDRYQNEILRRI; encoded by the coding sequence ATGAAGTCCTTTTATCATTATTTAATGAAATATCGTCATCCAAAACCAAAGGATGAGTTATCTAAATTTGCCAATGATGCGTATCTTGATCATGCTTTTCCAAAGACAACTGATCGTTATGATGAGCTAAGTTCTTATTTGGAGATGAACGGTCATTATTTACAAAGCATGTCAGTTTTCGACGATGCCTGGGATCGTTATCAAAATGAAATTTTAAGAAGAATATAA
- the bioB gene encoding biotin synthase BioB: MKWELLADDVINGRALTREEAKSILTCDDDDLLLLLNGAFKIRKHYYGKKVKLNMIINTKSGLCPENCGYCSQSIVSKAPIEKYRMLDKESILKGAEQAHNLKVGTYCIVASGRGPSDKEVDHVTSAVGEIKDKYGLKICACLGILKPDQARRLKEAGVDRYNHNINTSKEHHSSITTSHTYEDRTNTVELVKQSGISPCSGVIVGMRETLDDVVNMAYSLRELDADSIPVNFLHAIDGTPLEGTNDLNPRYCLKVLALFRYINPTKEIRISGGREVNLRSLQPLGLYAANSIFVGDYLTTAGQESTADHKMLMDLGFEIDFQYEEMSV; encoded by the coding sequence ATGAAATGGGAATTATTGGCCGACGATGTGATTAATGGAAGAGCTTTAACCAGAGAAGAAGCAAAGTCAATTTTAACGTGTGATGATGATGACTTGTTATTACTATTAAATGGTGCATTTAAGATTAGAAAACATTATTATGGAAAAAAAGTGAAGCTTAATATGATCATCAACACTAAATCAGGATTATGTCCTGAGAATTGTGGTTATTGTTCACAATCAATTGTTTCAAAAGCACCAATAGAGAAATATAGAATGCTAGATAAAGAATCTATTTTAAAAGGTGCAGAGCAAGCTCATAACTTAAAAGTGGGTACATATTGTATTGTTGCAAGTGGCCGGGGTCCAAGTGATAAGGAAGTTGATCATGTAACATCTGCTGTTGGTGAAATAAAGGACAAATATGGATTGAAAATTTGTGCATGCCTAGGTATCTTAAAACCAGATCAGGCAAGGCGTTTAAAAGAAGCTGGAGTAGATCGTTATAATCATAATATAAATACATCAAAAGAACATCATTCTTCTATCACGACTTCGCATACATACGAAGATCGTACGAATACAGTTGAGTTGGTAAAGCAGAGTGGTATTTCACCTTGTTCTGGTGTAATTGTTGGAATGCGTGAAACATTAGATGATGTGGTAAATATGGCATATAGTTTAAGAGAATTAGATGCAGATTCAATCCCTGTAAACTTTTTACATGCAATAGATGGTACACCTCTTGAAGGAACTAATGATTTAAATCCTAGATATTGTTTGAAAGTACTAGCTTTATTTCGATACATAAACCCAACAAAAGAAATTAGAATTTCTGGTGGACGTGAAGTGAATTTAAGGTCCCTACAACCACTTGGCTTATATGCAGCAAATTCCATATTTGTTGGAGATTATTTGACAACAGCTGGACAAGAAAGCACTGCAGACCATAAAATGCTTATGGATCTTGGATTTGAGATAGATTTTCAGTATGAAGAAATGAGTGTTTAA
- a CDS encoding VOC family protein produces MSVLGFEHVGIQVENIERSITFYKDVVGLDLLDQFLHTDGNMKLAFLGVGGNIIVELIEGYNPNLPDEGKVHHIAFQVDNIEKERDRLRAANVEWIFEEITELPNGAKYIFFRGPEKEWIEFFER; encoded by the coding sequence ATGTCAGTATTAGGCTTTGAGCATGTTGGAATACAAGTGGAAAATATTGAAAGAAGCATTACATTTTACAAAGATGTAGTTGGTCTTGATTTGCTTGATCAATTTTTACATACAGATGGGAATATGAAGCTAGCATTTTTAGGTGTGGGAGGCAATATTATTGTTGAACTTATAGAAGGATATAATCCTAATTTACCTGATGAAGGAAAGGTTCATCATATTGCTTTTCAAGTTGATAATATTGAGAAAGAAAGAGATAGATTACGTGCGGCAAACGTAGAATGGATTTTTGAAGAGATCACAGAGTTGCCAAATGGAGCAAAGTATATTTTCTTTAGAGGTCCAGAAAAAGAATGGATTGAATTTTTTGAACGTTAA
- the msrB gene encoding peptide-methionine (R)-S-oxide reductase MsrB, producing MNKHKLELATFAGGCFWCMVQPFDELPGIESVISGYTGGNKENPTYEEVCSNTTGHLEAVQITYNPEIFPYEKLLELFWQQIDPTDSGGQFFDRGESYKTAIFYHTEEQKKLAEASKETLEKSGRFSKPIVTMILEAKPFYPAEEYHQDFYKKSTGRYKQYRTGSGRDRFIQEHWNGNNKEDLKSTLSPIQYEVTQNNGTEPPFHNEFWNHVEEGIYVDIVSGKPLFSSKDKYDAGCGWPSFTKPIQDFEVVEKMDTTHGMIRTEVRSKTADSHLGHVFDDGPGPNGLRYCINSAALRFIPKDDLEKEGYGKYAQLFNK from the coding sequence ATGAATAAGCACAAGTTGGAACTCGCTACATTTGCTGGTGGTTGCTTTTGGTGTATGGTCCAGCCCTTCGATGAGTTACCAGGTATCGAAAGTGTTATTTCAGGCTATACCGGGGGAAATAAGGAAAATCCTACATATGAGGAAGTTTGTTCAAATACAACAGGGCATCTTGAGGCTGTACAAATTACGTACAATCCTGAAATATTTCCTTATGAAAAGCTGTTAGAATTATTTTGGCAACAAATTGATCCAACAGATTCAGGTGGTCAATTTTTTGATAGAGGAGAATCTTATAAAACAGCTATTTTCTATCATACAGAAGAACAGAAGAAGTTGGCAGAAGCCTCAAAAGAGACATTGGAAAAAAGCGGAAGATTTTCGAAGCCTATCGTTACAATGATTCTTGAGGCAAAACCATTTTATCCTGCGGAAGAATACCATCAGGACTTCTATAAAAAAAGTACCGGTCGTTACAAACAATATCGAACAGGATCTGGTAGAGATCGATTTATACAAGAGCATTGGAATGGTAATAACAAAGAAGATTTAAAATCTACTTTATCTCCTATACAATATGAAGTTACTCAAAACAATGGAACAGAACCTCCTTTTCACAATGAGTTTTGGAATCACGTAGAAGAAGGTATTTATGTAGACATTGTTTCCGGAAAACCGTTATTCAGTTCAAAAGACAAATATGACGCAGGATGTGGGTGGCCTAGTTTTACAAAACCGATCCAAGACTTTGAAGTTGTCGAGAAAATGGATACAACGCATGGAATGATTCGTACAGAAGTAAGAAGTAAAACAGCTGATTCACATTTAGGTCATGTATTTGATGATGGACCAGGTCCTAATGGATTAAGATATTGTATTAATTCGGCTGCTTTAAGATTTATCCCAAAGGATGATTTAGAAAAAGAGGGGTATGGTAAATATGCCCAGTTATTTAATAAATAG